AAATTTGTTTCAATTTTCAATACGCAATTATGATTTTGCGAATGAAAAAAACAGAAATCACATCTGAAACTCAAAAAGCACAAGCTGAAACAGCAAAATATCTTATCTTACTTGCAAAGAACTACACCAAATACCAAAACGGTGATTTAAGATTTGATGAGGATTAATTCTTGCGTGTACGAAATTTAATTGTATTTTTGTATATTCATACTTCATAACTTACGCTTCATAATTCGTAATTCATAATTCATAATTATATGAAAGGCATTATTCTTGCGGGTGGTTCAGGAACTCGATTGTATCCGGCAACAAAAAGTATATCAAAACAAATCATTCCGGTATATGATAAACCAATGATTTATTATCCCTTATCAATACTGATGTTAGCCGGCATTAAAGATATACTTATTATTTCAACTCCCCAGGATATACACTTATATGAAAACTTGCTTGGTAACGGAAGCGATTTGGGAATAAAATTGGAATATGCAATTCAACCTTCACCCGATGGACTTGCTCAGGCATTTATTATAGGTGAAGATTTCATCGGAAACGATAATGTTTGTATGATTTTGGGAGATAATATTTTCTACGGATTTGATTTTTCACGCACACTCCGCGAAGCTGCAAAATTAGAAAATGGCGCTATTGTTTTCGGATATTACGTAAACGACCCAGAACGATACGGTGTAGCGGAATTTGATGCCAATGGGAAAGTATTGAGTTTAGAGGAAAAACCGACGCAACCAAAATCAAATTATGCAGTTACTGGACTTTATTTTTACAGCAACGATGTAGTAAAAAAATCCAAAGGATTAAAACCTTCAAAACGCGGAGAATTGGAAATAACCGATTTAAATAGACTATATTTGGAAGAAGGAAGATTGAGTTTGAAAATGATGGGACGCGGAATGGCTTGGCTTGACACGGGTACTCACGATAGTTTGCTTGAAGCGTCTAATTTCATTGCAACCATCGAAAACCGTCAAGGATTAAAAGTCGCTTGTTTGGAAGAAATTGCATACCGCTATGGTTATATTTCAAAAGAAAAATTACTGGAATTAGCCGAAACGCTGAAAAAAAACAACTACGGGCAATATTTAATTAAGATTGCGAACGAGAAAGTTTGATATATAATAAATGCCTGTAGAGACGATGTACACACCGTCTCTAAAAACGATAAAAAACGATGGAAATAATAAAAACACCGATAGAAGATTTAATTATTATAAAACCACGTGTGTTTGCCGACGCACGCGGATATTTTTACGAAACATACAATCAAAAAAACTATCAGGAAGCTGGAATAAAACAAAACTTCTGCCAGGATAATCAATCCAAATCGAGTTATGGTGTTATTCGCGGATTGCATTATCAGCTTCTTCCTCACAGTCAGGCAAAGTTAGTTTCAGTTGTAGTGGGCTCAGTTTGGGATGTGGCAGTAGATTTACGTAAAAATTCTCCGACTTTCGGACAATGGTACGGCGTGGAATTAACCGCAGAAAATCACCTGCAATTTCTTATTCCTCAAGGGTTTGCGCACGGATTTTCGGTACTAAGTGAAACTGCTGTTTTTTCTTATAAATGTGATGATTTTTATAATCCTTCACTGGAAAGAGGTATAATTTATAACGACCCCACTTTGAATATTGATTGGAAAATTCCGGCAGAAAAAGCGGTTGTTTCGGAAAAAGACCTCAAACATCCGATATTCAAAGACGCAGAAATAAACTTTTAGTCAGCGAAGATTAATCACTCAATTGCTCAAAGCTATGAAAATATTAATCACCGGTTCAAACGGACAACTTGGAAACGAAATTAGGGTTATATCCGCAAATTATCCGCAACATCAATTCTTTTTTACTGATGTGGCAGAATTGGATATTTGTGATAAATCTGCCATCAAAAATTTTATTTCCGAAAATAAAATAGAAGCAATTATCAATTGCGCTGCGTATACAGCAGTTGATAAAGCCGAAGATGACGTAGAATTATGTTACAAAATCAACCGGGATGCTGTGAAAAATTTGGGAGAAACCGCTCAAGAATTTGGTTTAAAAATAATTCACGTTTCTACCGATTATGTTTTTGACGGCACCAATCACATTCCTTATACAGAAGAAATGGAAGTAAAACCTCTTGGCGTTTACGGTAAATCAAAACAGGAAGGGGAAAAAGTATTGCAGGAAAGTTGTGCCGATGCTGTGATTGTACGTACTTCGTGGCTATATTCTTCGTTTGGAAATAATTTTGTAAAAACAATGCTTAAACTCGGTCGTGAACGGGATGAACTGAATGTAATTTTCGATCAAATCGGAACACCGACTTATGCACAAGATTTAGCAGATGCGCTTTTGAAAATCATTTCATCAGAAAAAATAATCCCGGGAATTTATCATTTTTCGAACGAAGGTGTTTGCAGCTGGTACGATTTTACAAAATCAATTCATAAAATTGCGGGAATCTCTTGCAATGTAAATCCAATAGAATCAAAGGATTATCCGGCTAAAGTTACCCGTCCTCATTACAGCGTTTTGAACAAAGCAAAAATCAAAAGAATTTATGGAATTAAAATTCCGCATTGGGAAGAAAGTTTAAAGAAATGTGTTGAACTGTTGAAATAAGTTCTTATTTGGAATTCAGCTTCACAATAGCGTCAATACCGTTACTTATCGGAGAACTTGTTAACTGCAAAAACAAAAATTTGAAAAGTTCATATTCCAATCTTACTTCATATTCGTTAAGGTTATCATCTTTATAATTTCCAAACCGCCGTTCGTAACTCATAAAAAGTTTGTTTGTAATGTATTTTCCAACTACAAACGATGCCTGATCAAAGCTTCCGGAAGTTTTAAATTCAATGTAATCGACACTTAAAGTATTCCCAAGCAATTTTGTAAGTTGAGAGGATATTAAGGAAGCAGCAGCTGTTCCTGCCACTCCTTGCGCCGTAATGCTGCTGCCGGTACTTAGTTGTTGTTGCGAAGTGAGATTATCCATACTTGTACCAAACAAAATATAAGAAACGGCATCGCCTTCACTTAAAGTTTCCCCGTCAAGAGTAAAATCTAACTCCGGTTTTTGCAATGTTCCGGTTGCTAGAATGCGTAAATCGCGTTGAGCTTTATCTTGTGTACGTAATGTATAAGACGCATCAATATTAAGAGTCGGATTGATTTCTTTTCCGCCTTCAAAAGCCAAACTTCCACTTTTAACTACAAATGTCTTCCCCAATAATTCATATTGTCCACGAACAACATCTACCGTTCCAAACAATTCAAAATAATCCCTATATTTATATACATCCAAATCCCCCATTAATTCTATCCGAAGTTGTTCATTTTTTATCCATGTATTCCGAGGAATATTCAGTTTTAATTTTCCTTGAAGCGATTTGAAAAGGTTAAAACTTATTTCGTCTTTAGCTTGGACGCTATCATACGGTAATGTAAAAATAACAGAATCAGGTCTTATATGCATATTTTCCAATTCTGAAACCAAAACAGGCTTTGAAATTTCGGGTGCAGAAGTTTTTCCAAACAAATTCATTACAGCAGGTATGTAAAACAGCGATTGCAACATTTTAATATTACCGTCAAAAACCAAACTATCGCGTACGCCTTGCAGCTTAAGATCGCCTGACATTTCCGCATTAAATAATCTATGGTCAAAAGGATTAAAATTACGGAATTTCACATTGATTTTTGAATCCTTGAAATTGCCCAAATAAAACTGTGACTTAAATCCGGCATTTCCTTTAGCTGACATATAACCGTCTTTGCTGCGTATATAGAAAGTGTCTACACCAATTTTATCTGTTTGAATATTTATATTTGCCAGCATAGTGCGGTAATCTATACCGTATTTTTTCCACTTCAACGCTCCTTCGGTTAAGCGAAATTCTCCTGTAGGATTAGGATTTTCCAATGTTCCTTCTACTAAAACATCGCCGTCTAAGGAACCTTTTACTTCATCAATAGGTTGAAATAATTTGACAATCTCTAACGGGAATTTTTCCACTTTTAATTGCGCGACAAGAGATTTATTTTTTTCAACATTAAATTTCATACTATCCAATCTCATTTCAAATGGAAGTGTCCCGTCTACTTTCAATTTGCCGCTATCTTGCGACACAATATCTGATTTTATTCCTAATTTATTCGCATTATAATTCAAAGAGCCATCAAAATAGGGAAAACTATAATCGCTTAAGGTTGTGTTTTTTATATTATAATTAGCTGTAAGCAAAGGATTTATAGCAGTTCCTTTCAACGTCATATCCAAATAAAGATTACCGTTTATTTTATAATTGATATTAAGCATATCCATTATTTTATGCAAATCAATGTTTTGAAGTTGAATTTTCATATCCTGATTTCCAGATTTGCTAATCGTGCCATCGGCATAAATCACCTGAATACTATCGCCATCGGTGGAAATGAGTTTCATATCTTGTACAACGTATTCATTTTTGCCTATTTTTATATATGCTTGCGGAGAGGCTAATTTCCATTCATTATTTTTATAATTTAACATAAAATCAGATAATCCGACATTGGTTTCGTCTCCTAATTCGAGCGAACTTGTCAATTTTGTTTCAATTTCGGTACCATCTGCATTTAATTGTAAATCGGTAGCATTATTTTTCGATTTCGCGCTCAAATTTATGCTGTTAAAAGTGTAATTCCCGGTTTTGAAATTTTTTACATTGATATTTCCATCCAACGTTTTCTTTTTAGCCATTAAATTTGTAGCCGCATTTCCTTTCAGGTTTTCAAAATATAAATTATTATACTTTGTCGTATCGAAATCAAACACTACATCAGCGTACAATTCTTTTGGATGTCCGATAACGTGTGCATCAACGCTTCCTCCTTGTGTTTCAAAGTTTTCAAGGTTAGCTAATTGAGATATTTCCGTACCGTCTTTTATTTTTGCTTTGACATTTAAATCCGAATTTCCCTTCATACTGTAAACTCCCGAGGCAAACATATCCAAAGTTGAAGTTTTAACTGACAACTCTTTAATATTTACCTGATTATTTGCAAAAGTGAATTTCGTATGTAAATCGTCGATATTAACACCCTTTGCCGAGGAACTATCAAGTTTCATGTTTGCGTTCACATGCATTTTTTCCGGATCAAAGCCAACGCCATCGAAGGTTGCCACTAAATTTATATTGGAATTAAAACTGGTATCATTTAATACTTTTGCTAAATTTAAACATTGAGTTTGTAAATCAAGCGTGTAAGAAGGATTATTTGAGAAAATCTTCTTAACGTTTGGCGCTATTTTTATTGTTCCAAAATTTCCAAATCCATTTAATTGCCCGGTTAAATTTTGTTCCGCAAGTTTTATATTTACGTTTAATGTGTTGAATGTTTGTTGATATACTGTTGTGTTTGTAAAATTTCCTTTTACTGTGGTTCTCATTGTTTGAGGATTAATTCCAACACCGTAAACGTTTCCCTCAAAATTGATGTTTGAATTTAATTGTTTGTTGTTCATCAATTTGGCTAAGTTTAAACGTTGTGTATAAACGTTTAAATTATATTTCGGATTTTTTTCAAATATCTCATCTAAAACAGGCTTTATATTTACTTTCCCAAAGTTGCCTGAAGCATTCAAATAACCTGTAACTCTTTGTTTAATCAATGTTATATCGAAAGTTGCTAAATCCAGCCGGTTATTTAAAACAATTGATTTATTTAAATCTCCTTCGATGTTGGCTAACAGCGTTTTAGGCTCAACACCTTCACCTTTAGCTTTCAAACTTCCCGTAAGAATATATTTCATTTGCGAGTTATTTAACCAGTCCCGCAAATCAATATTTTCAAAATCTCCATCTAAATTATAGGTAACAATTACATCGTTCTTTTTGAAGTATTTCTGCAATATATTTTTCGCATTGAAAGTCGCTTCCAGTTTCTGGACTTTATCTTTTACATTCAGCTTAAAATGTACGATGGTGTCGGCTTGCGCGTTCATTGTAATTTCCGGATGTAACTTCAATTCCACATCTGGGAAAAAACATTTTATTTCTTCCAAATGCAACGGCGCAGTTTTTATACTTAAAACCGATTTTGAATTAAAATTCGGAACATATTCAATATCAGCTTTTATTTCATTTAAAGCTGTTTTTAATCGAAATTTTTCTATACTGATAGAATTTGTATCTCGAGTCGCAGAAAAAGTGAGTTTATTTAAAACAAAATCCGGTTCTTTTGTTACAAAGTGCATATTTTTTAAGTCCAACTTTTGTTTCTTATTGGAATAAATTGCCGAAATATCTGTAAAAAAATGGTTTACTCGTTTTGGAATTTGTTTAATAATCGAAGAAATTATGATTGTTCCATCATTTATTTTTACACTTTTAGCATTAATAATCATATTAAAAGAAGAAGGAGCTGTGTCTTTTTTCTCCGAAGGTCTTACAATTTTCATTATATTCCACGTAGAATCAGAATACTGTTTTAAAGAAAAATACGGTTTTTCCAACTCCACAGAATTTATCTTTATTGTCCCTCCTAATAAAGATAAAAGATTGTATCTCAAACGTATAATCGGGATAAAAGTTATCGTATCAGATTTGTTTTTTTCTTTTAATAAAATATCTTTGACATAAATATGGGTAAAAAAATCTCCCTCAATTCTTCCAATTTTTGAATCGGCAATCAATATTTTATTCAATTGGCTTTGAGCGACCTGGGCAATTTTATTTTTCACTGCTCGCGTTTGCAAAGCAACGCCTGCTGCTATCATCAAAATAAAAATTCCGATAATAAACCACATTAAAATTCGTAATATGATTTTTAATACTTTCATTTACTAAAATGCTTGTCCTACATTTATGAAAAATTGAGGTGTTTTTTTCGTATTTCTAATAGGCATTCCTAAATCCAAACGAATTGGACCAATTGGCGTTTCAAATCTAACCCCAACGCCTGCCGCATAAGCCAGGTCATTGAACCTATAATAATAAGATTGCTCCCAAACATTTCCTGCATCTAAAAAAACAGCTCCGTCAATAATCCAAAACAATGGACGACGAATTTCTGCACTCATTTCTACAATGCTTTTTCCTCCTTTGGGTTTACCGTTTTCTTCCCATAAAGGACCCAGCATTGAACGCCCCCAACCACGTATGGAGTTACTTCCTCCTGAATAAAAACGGTCTTCAACCGGTACAAATCCATCCGTGTCTTTTGAATGAATTCCGCCAATCATTCCACGTAAAGCTAATACAAAGGAATTTCCCAAGTATTGATATTTTCGAGCATCCAACCACAATTTGGTATAACTAAAATCACCTCCGAAGAAATATCCGTTAAATTTAGCTCCAATTCCTAAAGATACGCCTTTTCTGGGAGAAAATTGAGGATAAGCCGTAGTATAGCTGAAAGCCCCCATTAAACCCGACTTATTATATAAAAATTTCTGAGTATAATCTATGGCAGGAATATCTGTAACGGTATCATTTAGATTTTGCCAAACACGCTCGTAATAATAAGTAAGAGTAGCATTTAAACGTTCGTTAAATTTATAATTCAAGGGAGTTGTTATACCTAAAGTTTTTGTATCATACGCGGGCTCTATTTGCCGTCGAAAATATGGACTAATTGTAAGCGAGAGTTGTTTGTGGAAGAAACGCGGCTCAATAAAACTTAAGCTGACATTATAAGGTTCTATGGCAGAATGTTTTACGTAAAAAACCAGTCGTCTTGCATTGCCAAAAAAACTTCGATAAGTTGCGCGTGCATAAGTCCTAAACTTTTCTTCCGTACCATAACCTACACCAAATTCAGTGCTTAAGCGTGGNTGTTCTGTAATTGAAATATTGACAGGAATAATTGAATCTTTCGTTTCTTCATTAGTTTCCGGAACAATGGAAACAATTCTAAACAACTGTAAATCATACAGTAAACGACGGCTGTCATCAAATTTCTTTTCATTGAAATATTCTCCTTTTTTATAAGCAAGTTGTTTTTTTATAAAAGCAGAACTTACATATTTATTCCCCGCAATAAGCGTAGTGTCAATTATAGTTTTGGGACCGGGATTTATTTTATATTGAACATCTGTTTTCTGCTCTTCAAGATGAAGTTCTAAATCGTAATGCGTTTGTGTATAAGCAAATCCGCTACGCCTAAAATGAGAATTGATTTTATTCATATCTGAAGACAACTTATCATCGGTAAATCGTTTTTTTTCTTTTAGTTCCATTCTTTTACGAATTCTTTTTAAAATGGAATCTTTATCAATTTTAAGTGACGATGAAAGTATTTTGAAAGAAACGCTATCAACCAATACAGGATTTTTTTCTTGTATGTCAAATGTAAGATTTACGCTATGGTTTTTATCGTCCAATTCGGGTGGTAACAATTTTAATTGTACATATAAAAAACCTTGCGATTGATAAAAGCGGATTAAACGTTCCACATCAGATTGTATAAGTATTTCATTATAAAAAGAAGGTTCTTTGCGTTTTAATAAGCGTTCTAAAAAATTAATTTCGTGGATGGAAATATTTTTCATCAATTCTTTTTTATTAAATGTTTTATTTCCTTCAAATTTAATTTTGTGAATTTCATAATTTATTTGGCAATGAACAGGTAAAAAAAATAAAGAGAAAAATGCTGTCAACAAGACAAATAATTCTTTGTTATATTTTCGTTTAATTACCGGCATTATTTTTATTTTATAAGAATTATAATGAAACTATTGTTATTTACTGAATTATAAACATTTAAACGCGTTCTACGTTAATATTGTTAAACATAAAAGAATATTTAACCAAATGGAGGCACAAAAAAATAAAATAACACTGAAATCGATATGGAAGGTGTTAAAAACTGCTTTTAAAGGATTTGTTGATGATAAGGTAACAAAGCTGAGTGCAGCTCTTTCTTACGCGACAATTTTTTCTATAGCTCCCTTTTTTGTAATACTCATTACCATTGGTAGTTATTTTTTTGGAAGAGAAGCCGTGGAAGGACAATTATACTCCAAAATTGAAGGTTTTGTCGGAACTCAACTTGCAGAAAATATACAAAGTATTATCCAAAATGCAACTATCTCTACTAAAAGTTTCTGGTCAACAGCTTCTGGAATTTTGGTAGTTCTTGTAGGCGCCACCACGGTATTTAGTGAAATTCAAGATTCATTAAATATTATCTGGGGCATTAAACCCAAACCTAAAAAGGGTTGGTTGTTGATGATAAGAAATCGACTCCTTTCCTTTTCATTGATTTTAAGCATAGGGTTTGTATTATTAGTTTCATTTTTAATTAGTTACATCTTTCAATTATTAAATGAAAGATTAATTTTTTATTATCCTGATGTTGCAGTAATTATTTTTTCCGCCATCACTTTTTTATTAAATGCAATTATTACTTGTTTTCTTTTTGGGCTTATTTTCAAAATGCTACCTGATGCTAAAATCAAATTGAAAGATGTAATGGTGGGCGCCATAGTAACCACTATTCTCTTTTTAATCGGACAGAAGTTGATTTCAATTTATATGAGTTACAGTAATCCCGGAAGCGTTTATGGAGCCGCCGCTTTTGTAATTCTAATTATGCTTTGGGTATATTATTCCTCTATCATACTTTATTTTGGAGCTGAATTTACCAAATCATGGGCTGTAGAACTCGGAAATAATATTTATCCTGATGAGTATGCCGTTTCTACTAAAATAATTGAAGTACAAAAAGAAAATATAAAGCCGTTAGAATCACTCAATAAAACTGAAATTGACACCACCACTACTGAAGGCAAGAAAGAAGCTACTCAAAACAGTATTAAAGAAAAAGCAAACGAACATATAACTTTAGACGATGAGAAGACATTATCCCGTTCGGAAAAACAATGAAAATCCGAACAACGTTTTCCTTAAAATGCATCCGTTGGCAAGGTTTTTTATAAGTATAACCATTGCTTTGACATTGCTTTTTATTTTTTCAGAATTAAATATTCTTTTGCGTATTCTTTTTGCTTGGACAGCCTTTTCATTAACTTTTCTTGTGTTAGGTTGGATTGTTATTTTTACACGTACAGTGGAACAAATTAAGAAAAAAGCAACTGAAGACGATGGAAGCACCGTTTTTGTGTTTTTTATGGTTGTAATTTCGTCCTTTGCAGGTTTGCTTACAGTGCTCTTATTAATGATTTCACAAAATACAGACATTAAAAACAGTGTATGGTTTCTACCTCTCACCATTGCAGGAATACTCCTTTCGTGGATTATGATTCATACCATTTATATTTTTCATTATGCGCACGAGTATTACGATGCCGATGATGGAAAAGGAAATCGTGTTTTTGGCGGCTTGGAATTTCCCAATGAAAAGAGTCCGGATTATTTGGATTTTGCTTATTTTTCATTTGTTATGGGTTGTACGTTTCAGGTTTCCGATGTGGAAATATCTTCTCGTCGTATCCGTCGTATTGCTATGGTTCATGGGATACTTTCTTTTATTTTGAACACTTTTGTAGTAGCTTTAACTATTAATTTGATTGCCGGATTGGGGAAATAAAATCAAAAAGCGGTTTCAAAAAATATGAAACCGCTTTTCTTAAAAAAACTAACTCGAAAAACATTTATTAAGAAAAATGAATTTACATATCACTAATAACTAATTAATTCCATTTTCATTTTGCCTACTTTCATTTTAGCGTCCACCAATACAGGCAATCGTCTACTGTCCGCGGAAATCCACATGGTTGCAGGATATTGGTCTTTAAAAACTTTTCCGGTTGGCAATTGCGGCTTGAAAGAATAACATTCAACTTGACCCATTTTTTTAGTTTTTATTTTTTCTATCCCGTTATAAATAATTTTGAAATCAGCGGCTTTATCTGAAGAGAAGAAAGAAATTGTAAACGTATCGCCGGCTTTTAGTTTCGACATATCTTTCATCCTTAAATAATAAAATACCGAAAGAAAATCCTGTGTGTTTTCCGGAATTTTTATTTTCTTCTCTTTATAAATGGCTGTATGATTTTTTGGATCGAAAAAAACAGTGTCTTTATTTCTATATTTATTTTCGCGCACCGATTGTGCATACAACAACGGTTCGCCTGTTTTTA
The genomic region above belongs to uncultured Paludibacter sp. and contains:
- a CDS encoding hypothetical protein (Evidence 5 : Unknown function); the protein is MPVIKRKYNKELFVLLTAFFSLFFLPVHCQINYEIHKIKFEGNKTFNKKELMKNISIHEINFLERLLKRKEPSFYNEILIQSDVERLIRFYQSQGFLYVQLKLLPPELDDKNHSVNLTFDIQEKNPVLVDSVSFKILSSSLKIDKDSILKRIRKRMELKEKKRFTDDKLSSDMNKINSHFRRSGFAYTQTHYDLELHLEEQKTDVQYKINPGPKTIIDTTLIAGNKYVSSAFIKKQLAYKKGEYFNEKKFDDSRRLLYDLQLFRIVSIVPETNEETKDSIIPVNISITEXPRLSTEFGVGYGTEEKFRTYARATYRSFFGNARRLVFYVKHSAIEPYNVSLSFIEPRFFHKQLSLTISPYFRRQIEPAYDTKTLGITTPLNYKFNERLNATLTYYYERVWQNLNDTVTDIPAIDYTQKFLYNKSGLMGAFSYTTAYPQFSPRKGVSLGIGAKFNGYFFGGDFSYTKLWLDARKYQYLGNSFVLALRGMIGGIHSKDTDGFVPVEDRFYSGGSNSIRGWGRSMLGPLWEENGKPKGGKSIVEMSAEIRRPLFWIIDGAVFLDAGNVWEQSYYYRFNDLAYAAGVGVRFETPIGPIRLDLGMPIRNTKKTPQFFINVGQAF
- a CDS encoding conserved membrane hypothetical protein (Evidence 4 : Unknown function but conserved in other organisms): MEAQKNKITLKSIWKVLKTAFKGFVDDKVTKLSAALSYATIFSIAPFFVILITIGSYFFGREAVEGQLYSKIEGFVGTQLAENIQSIIQNATISTKSFWSTASGILVVLVGATTVFSEIQDSLNIIWGIKPKPKKGWLLMIRNRLLSFSLILSIGFVLLVSFLISYIFQLLNERLIFYYPDVAVIIFSAITFLLNAIITCFLFGLIFKMLPDAKIKLKDVMVGAIVTTILFLIGQKLISIYMSYSNPGSVYGAAAFVILIMLWVYYSSIILYFGAEFTKSWAVELGNNIYPDEYAVSTKIIEVQKENIKPLESLNKTEIDTTTTEGKKEATQNSIKEKANEHITLDDEKTLSRSEKQ
- a CDS encoding conserved membrane hypothetical protein (Evidence 4 : Unknown function but conserved in other organisms): MRRHYPVRKNNENPNNVFLKMHPLARFFISITIALTLLFIFSELNILLRILFAWTAFSLTFLVLGWIVIFTRTVEQIKKKATEDDGSTVFVFFMVVISSFAGLLTVLLLMISQNTDIKNSVWFLPLTIAGILLSWIMIHTIYIFHYAHEYYDADDGKGNRVFGGLEFPNEKSPDYLDFAYFSFVMGCTFQVSDVEISSRRIRRIAMVHGILSFILNTFVVALTINLIAGLGK
- the rmlA gene encoding dTDP-glucose pyrophosphorylase (glucose-1-phosphate thymidylyltransferase) (Evidence 2a : Function from experimental evidences in other organisms; Product type e : enzyme) translates to MKGIILAGGSGTRLYPATKSISKQIIPVYDKPMIYYPLSILMLAGIKDILIISTPQDIHLYENLLGNGSDLGIKLEYAIQPSPDGLAQAFIIGEDFIGNDNVCMILGDNIFYGFDFSRTLREAAKLENGAIVFGYYVNDPERYGVAEFDANGKVLSLEEKPTQPKSNYAVTGLYFYSNDVVKKSKGLKPSKRGELEITDLNRLYLEEGRLSLKMMGRGMAWLDTGTHDSLLEASNFIATIENRQGLKVACLEEIAYRYGYISKEKLLELAETLKKNNYGQYLIKIANEKV
- the rmlD gene encoding dTDP-4-dehydrorhamnose reductase, producing the protein MKILITGSNGQLGNEIRVISANYPQHQFFFTDVAELDICDKSAIKNFISENKIEAIINCAAYTAVDKAEDDVELCYKINRDAVKNLGETAQEFGLKIIHVSTDYVFDGTNHIPYTEEMEVKPLGVYGKSKQEGEKVLQESCADAVIVRTSWLYSSFGNNFVKTMLKLGRERDELNVIFDQIGTPTYAQDLADALLKIISSEKIIPGIYHFSNEGVCSWYDFTKSIHKIAGISCNVNPIESKDYPAKVTRPHYSVLNKAKIKRIYGIKIPHWEESLKKCVELLK
- a CDS encoding hypothetical protein (Evidence 5 : Unknown function), giving the protein MKVLKIILRILMWFIIGIFILMIAAGVALQTRAVKNKIAQVAQSQLNKILIADSKIGRIEGDFFTHIYVKDILLKEKNKSDTITFIPIIRLRYNLLSLLGGTIKINSVELEKPYFSLKQYSDSTWNIMKIVRPSEKKDTAPSSFNMIINAKSVKINDGTIIISSIIKQIPKRVNHFFTDISAIYSNKKQKLDLKNMHFVTKEPDFVLNKLTFSATRDTNSISIEKFRLKTALNEIKADIEYVPNFNSKSVLSIKTAPLHLEEIKCFFPDVELKLHPEITMNAQADTIVHFKLNVKDKVQKLEATFNAKNILQKYFKKNDVIVTYNLDGDFENIDLRDWLNNSQMKYILTGSLKAKGEGVEPKTLLANIEGDLNKSIVLNNRLDLATFDITLIKQRVTGYLNASGNFGKVNIKPVLDEIFEKNPKYNLNVYTQRLNLAKLMNNKQLNSNINFEGNVYGVGINPQTMRTTVKGNFTNTTVYQQTFNTLNVNIKLAEQNLTGQLNGFGNFGTIKIAPNVKKIFSNNPSYTLDLQTQCLNLAKVLNDTSFNSNINLVATFDGVGFDPEKMHVNANMKLDSSSAKGVNIDDLHTKFTFANNQVNIKELSVKTSTLDMFASGVYSMKGNSDLNVKAKIKDGTEISQLANLENFETQGGSVDAHVIGHPKELYADVVFDFDTTKYNNLYFENLKGNAATNLMAKKKTLDGNINVKNFKTGNYTFNSINLSAKSKNNATDLQLNADGTEIETKLTSSLELGDETNVGLSDFMLNYKNNEWKLASPQAYIKIGKNEYVVQDMKLISTDGDSIQVIYADGTISKSGNQDMKIQLQNIDLHKIMDMLNINYKINGNLYLDMTLKGTAINPLLTANYNIKNTTLSDYSFPYFDGSLNYNANKLGIKSDIVSQDSGKLKVDGTLPFEMRLDSMKFNVEKNKSLVAQLKVEKFPLEIVKLFQPIDEVKGSLDGDVLVEGTLENPNPTGEFRLTEGALKWKKYGIDYRTMLANINIQTDKIGVDTFYIRSKDGYMSAKGNAGFKSQFYLGNFKDSKINVKFRNFNPFDHRLFNAEMSGDLKLQGVRDSLVFDGNIKMLQSLFYIPAVMNLFGKTSAPEISKPVLVSELENMHIRPDSVIFTLPYDSVQAKDEISFNLFKSLQGKLKLNIPRNTWIKNEQLRIELMGDLDVYKYRDYFELFGTVDVVRGQYELLGKTFVVKSGSLAFEGGKEINPTLNIDASYTLRTQDKAQRDLRILATGTLQKPELDFTLDGETLSEGDAVSYILFGTSMDNLTSQQQLSTGSSITAQGVAGTAAASLISSQLTKLLGNTLSVDYIEFKTSGSFDQASFVVGKYITNKLFMSYERRFGNYKDDNLNEYEVRLEYELFKFLFLQLTSSPISNGIDAIVKLNSK
- a CDS encoding conserved hypothetical protein (Evidence 4 : Unknown function but conserved in other organisms), with the protein product MNNFDFWNAFCKTILKQLFTMKKISIILLSLVFPFLVMSQDSNNWKIKKGEKLKYKVAFNSGLTGDIKGGEATMSVMSKTVQLGDNEVYHATLAGGTTGIIEWFYQVENKYESYIDVKTGEPLLYAQSVRENKYRNKDTVFFDPKNHTAIYKEKKIKIPENTQDFLSVFYYLRMKDMSKLKAGDTFTISFFSSDKAADFKIIYNGIEKIKTKKMGQVECYSFKPQLPTGKVFKDQYPATMWISADSRRLPVLVDAKMKVGKMKMELISY
- the rmlC gene encoding dTDP-4-deoxyrhamnose-3,5-epimerase (Evidence 2a : Function from experimental evidences in other organisms; PubMedId : 7517390, 7517391; Product type e : enzyme); this translates as MEIIKTPIEDLIIIKPRVFADARGYFYETYNQKNYQEAGIKQNFCQDNQSKSSYGVIRGLHYQLLPHSQAKLVSVVVGSVWDVAVDLRKNSPTFGQWYGVELTAENHLQFLIPQGFAHGFSVLSETAVFSYKCDDFYNPSLERGIIYNDPTLNIDWKIPAEKAVVSEKDLKHPIFKDAEINF